A single region of the Cucumis melo cultivar AY chromosome 3, USDA_Cmelo_AY_1.0, whole genome shotgun sequence genome encodes:
- the LOC103504056 gene encoding photosystem II 22 kDa protein, chloroplastic: MAAQTMLLTSGVCVGHGVCLKRELSLRPNNNQFTRLFFNPLTNHSVSLPARGFTPLAVFKSRTKAPPKKVEKPKQKVEDGIFGTSGGIGFTKQNELFVGRVAMIGFAASLLGEAITGKGILAQLNLETGIPIYEAEPLLLFFILFTLLGAIGALGDRGKFIDDPEPATGLERAVIPPGKSFRSALGLKEGGPLFGFTKANELFVGRLAQLGFAFSLIGEIITGKGALAQLNIETGVPINEIEPLVLLNVVFFFIAAVNPGTGKFVTDEEDDE; this comes from the exons ATGGCGGCTCAAACCATGCTCCTCACTTCTGGTGTGTGCGTCGGCCATGGTGTGTGtctcaaaagagaattgagCCTTAGACCTAACAACAACCAATTTACTCGTCTCTTTTTCAATCCTCTGACGAACCATTCTGTTTCTTTACCGGCGCGTGGTTTCACCCCTCTTGCTGTGTTCAAATCCAGAACTAAAGCTCCGCCCAAGAAG GTTGAGAAGCCGAAGCAGAAGGTTGAAGATGGAATTTTTGGGACTTCTGGTGGCATTGGTTTTACCAAGCAGAATGAACTCTTCGTCGGCCGTGTTGCTATGATCGGCTTTGCT GCATCATTGCTAGGAGAGGCGATCACCGGAAAGGGAATTCTAGCTCAACTCAACTTAGAAACTGGAATTCCCATTTACGAGGCCGAgcctcttcttctcttcttcatcttATTCACTCTTCTCGGAGCCATCGGAGCCCTAGGAGACCGTGGAAAATTCATCGACGATCCTGAACCCGCCACTGGATTGGAACGCGCCGTCATTCCTCCCGGAAAGAGCTTCAGATCGGCCTTAGGTCTCAAAGAAGGAG GTCCGTTGTTCGGATTCACCAAGGCCAATGAGCTGTTCGTCGGAAGATTGGCGCAGCTAGGGTTTGCGTTCTCGTTGATCGGAGAAATTATTACAGGAAAGGGAGCTTTGGCGCAATTGAACATCGAGACGGGAGTGCCGATCAATGAGATTGAGCCTCTGGTTTTGTTGAATGTTGTGTTCTTCTTCATTGCGGCGGTGAATCCTGGAACTGGTAAATTCGTGAcggatgaagaagatgatgaatga
- the LOC127148654 gene encoding uncharacterized protein LOC127148654, with protein MEKYFKRKLMEPSSPLKKCNNSNERSITEVKLEDLPANPGLRIRILDYNCNIRDEVRRAYLQKGPCQPRNHTFPLKKFGSQSRRFNPIWFTEYPNWLEYSISKDAVYCLCCYLFKSEVGEQSGRDHFVSEGFSNWKKKEKLQTHVGGPNSAHNQAWGKCEALLNQKIRLGATIDCARFLLQQGLPFRGYDETEDSKIQGNFLDENLKLTAPDIQKDIVNCIAVEIVNSIIQDIGDKLFSILIDESKDISSKEQMSIVLRYVDKRCVIERFVGIVHVTDTSSLSLKEAIDGFFSIHGLSMTSLRGQGYDGASNMRGEFNGLKTLILRENECAFYIHCFSHQLQLALVAIAKNHVEIASLFLLVVNVVNVIGASAKRRDMLREKHSANTFEALNNGELSSGRGLNQETMIKRPGDTRWGSHYITLVRCISMFSSICEVLEIIIDDGSNSEQKYEAKVLMNSIQSFDFVFHVHLMKTILGITNDLSQVLQRKDQDIVNAMNLVKICKVRLQLMTESRWQSLLDEVSSFCNKHVIDMQLQELNNRFSEKSTELLLCVACLNPSNSFTAFDRQKLICLAQFYPRDFSTTELLILEDQLQNYIIDVCSDNMFVGLTSIGDLSQKMVITTKDKVYPLVYRLLTLALILPVTTATVERTFSAMSIIKT; from the exons AtggagaaatattttaaaagaaaattgatggAACCATCATCTCCTTTGAAGAAATGTAATAATAGTAATGAAAGGTCAATCACTGAAGTAAAATTAGAAGATTTACCAGCAAATCCTGGTCTAAGGATTAGAATTCTTGATTACAATTGTAATATTCGTGATGAAGTTCGTAGAGCATATCTACAAAAAGGACCTTGCCAACCTCGAAATCATACTTTTCCGTTGAAGAAATTCGGGTCACAGTCAAGAAGATTTAATCCAATTTGGTTTACTGAATATCCTAATTGGTTGGAATATAGTATTTCAAAAGATGCTGTCTACTGTTTATGTTGTTATTTATTCAAATCAGAAGTTGGAGAACAATCAGGACGTGACCATTTTGTTAGTGAAGGATTTTcaaattggaagaaaaaagagaaattgcAAACTCATGTTGGAGGACCAAATAGTGCACATAACCAAGCTTGGGGCAAATGTGAAGCTCTTTTAaatcaaaa GATTCGATTAGGTGCAACAATTGATTGTGCTCGATTTTTGTTACAACAAGGTCTTCCATTTCGTGGGTATGATGAAACTGAAGATTCAAAAATTCAAGGTAACTTTCTTGA TGAAAACTTGAAATTGACTGCACCAGACATCCAAAAAGATATTGTGAATTGTATTGCAGTAGAAATTGTCAATTCAATCATACAAGATATTGGTGATAAgttgttttcaattttgattgATGAGTCGAAGGatatatcttcaaaggagcaAATGTCAATTGTGTTGAGATATGTAGACAAAAGGTGTGTGATTGAGCGATTTGTCGGTATTGTACATGTTACCGATACAAGTTCTTTATCACTTAAAGAAGCTATTGATGGATTCTTTTCTATACATGGATTAAGCATGACAAGTTTGCGTGGACAAGGTTATGATGGAGCAAGCAATATGCGAGGAGAATTTAATGGATTGAAAACATTAATTTTGAGAGAAAATGAATGTGCATTTTACATTCATTGTTTCTCTCATCAACTTCAATTAGCTTTGGTAGCTATTGCAAAAAATCATGTAGAGATCGCtagtctttttcttttagttgtaAATGTGGTGAATGTTATTGGTGCATCAGCAAAACGTCGAGACATGTTAAGAGAGAAACATAGTGCCAACACTTTTGAAGCTCTGAATAATGGTGAGCTGTCAAGTGGAAGAGGATTAAATCAGGAAACAATGATTAAACGACCAGGAGATACACGGTGGGGATCACACTACATCACTTTGGTGAGATGTATTTCAATGTTCTCATCCATTTGTGAGGTACTTGAGATAATCATAGATGATGGATCAAATTCTGAACAAAAATATGAAGCAAAGGTTCTAATGAATTCAATCCAATCATTTGACTTCGTTTTTCATGTGCATCTTATGAAAACTATCTTGGGAATCACAAATGATTTATCTCAAGTACTACAGAGAAAAGATCAGGATATTGTGAATGCAATGAATTTGGTCAAGATTTGTAAAGTAAGATTACAGTTAATGACAGAGTCAAGATGGCAATCATTGTTGGATGAAGTTTCAAGTTTTTGTAATAAGCATG TTATTGACATGCAACTTCAAGAGTTAAATAATCGTTTCAGTGAGAAAAGCACCGAGTTGCTTCTTTGTGTGGCATGTCTCAATCCAAGCAACTCATTTACTGCTTTTGACAGACAAAAGCTCATTTGCCTTGCACAATTTTATCCTAGAGATTTTTCAACTACGGAGCTTCTTATTCTTGAAGATCAGCTTCAAAATTACATCATTGATGTGTGTTCAGATAATATGTTTGTTGGGTTAACAAGTATTGGTGATCTTTCTCAAAAAATGGTGATAACAACTAAAGATAAAGTGTACCCATTAGTCTATCGATTGCTTACCTTAGCATTGATCTTACCAGTTACAACGGCTACCGTGGAGAGGACATTTTCTGCTATGAGCATTATAAAGACTTAG